One window of Myripristis murdjan chromosome 8, fMyrMur1.1, whole genome shotgun sequence genomic DNA carries:
- the snrnp70 gene encoding U1 small nuclear ribonucleoprotein 70 kDa, with translation MTQFLPPNLLALFAPRDPIPFLPQLEKLPHEKHHNQPYCGIAPFIRHFEDPRDAPPPTRAETREERLERKRREKIERRQAVVETELKQWDPHNDPNAQGDAFKTLFVARVNYDTTESKLRREFEVYGPIKRIYIVYNKRTGKPRGYAFIEYEHERDMHSAYKHADGKKIDGRRVLVDVERGRTVKGWHPRRLGGGLGGTRRGGADVNIKHSGRDDASRYDDRSLGGDRDRGDRRERSRDRDRDKDRDRRRSRSRDRRRRSRSRERERERDRSAIVASGADEGSGSSRRRDRERERGGAAGGDSRSRERSRDRDRKRRSRSRDRKRDRERGKGLDGEEAAQGDATMEGVDRMPEEHEGEEVGEGMEERSRDRDRDRDRDRERRRSHRDRDRDRDRRRGDRERDREHKRERGDRERGGGERREERHTSLRDDMGPQDDMGNGDDGDTGPPMDEYSQDGMMMDQESVQSGEGYGSNENGYKIEAQGDEY, from the exons ATGACTCAGTTTTTACCGCCCAATCTGCTGGCCCTGTTCGCCCCGCGCGACCCCATACCGTTTCTCCCGCAGCTCGAGAAGCTGCCGCACGAGAAGCACCACAACCAGCCCTACTGCGGCATCGCCCCCTTCATCAGGCACTTCGAG GATCCTCGAGATGCCCCTCCGCCCACACGGGCAGAGACCCGGGAGGAGCGGCTGGAGAGAAAG agACGAGAGAAGATTGAGAGGAGACAAGCCGTCGTGGAGACAGAACTCAAGCAGT GGGATCCCCATAATGACCCAAATGCACAAGGGGATGCTTTCAAGACATTATTTGTTGCGCGAGTG AACTATGATACAACAGAGTCCAAGCTTCGCCGAGAGTTTGAGGTCTATGGCCCCATCAAACGG aTCTACATAGTGTACAACAAGAGGACTGGAAAGCCAAGGGGCTATGCGTTTATCGAATATGAGCACGAGCGAGACATGCACT CTGCCTACAAGCATGCTGATGGTAAGAAGATTGATGGGAGGAGGGTGCTGGTGGACGTGGAACGAGGACGTACCGTCAAAGGATGGCATCCCCGCAGACTAG GTGGTGGACTGGGTGGCACAAGGAGAGGTGGCGCTGATGTCAACATCAAGCACTCTGGCCGAGATGATGCATCTCGTTATGATGACCGCTCTCTGGGAGG TGACCGGGATCGTGGAGACCGGCGGGAGCGCAGCCGGGACCGTGACCGGGATAAGGACAGAGACCGCCGGAGGTCTCGGTCCCGTGATCGGCGTCGTCGGTCCCGCTCccgcgagagagaaagagagagagacaggtcagccATTGTGGCATCGGGAGCGGATGAAGGCAGCGGAAGCAGCCGCCGTAGAGATCGAGAAAGGGAACGTGGGGGCGCTGCAGGAGGAGACAGcaggagcagggagaggagtcgggacagagacaggaagagacggAGCAGGAGCCGAGAccgaaagagagacagggagagaggcaaAGGGCTGGATGGGGAGGAGGCTGCCCAGGGAGACGCCACCATGGAGGGGGTGGACCGGATGCCTGAGGAGCATGAAGGAGAGGAAGTGGGTGAGGGCATGGAGGAGCGCAGCAGAGATagagacagggacagggacagagacagagagcgcaGGCGCAGccacagggacagggacagagacagagacaggcgtaggggagacagagagagagacagggagcatAAGAGAGAGCgtggagacagggagaggggaggaggggagcgcAGAGAAGAGCGCCACACTTCTCTACGAGATGACATGGGCCCGCAGGATGACATGGGCAATGGGGATGATGGAGATACAGGACCACCCATGGACGAGTACAGCCAGGACGGGATGATGATGGACCAGGAGTCAGTACAGTCTGGAGAGGGATACGGCTCCAATGAGAACGGCTACAAGATAGAGGCACAGGGAGATGAATACTGA